The Nicotiana tabacum cultivar K326 chromosome 1, ASM71507v2, whole genome shotgun sequence genome segment ttttctcatttttttgccattatcttttttctttttccctattttttccATTGATATGATCATAAGTTAGAAAAAATAGAATTTAATTTGTAACAGATTTTATATGGACATTTATCTTCAGAAGTTCACTTCCCAGCAATCAAATTTTTAAGAATGCTTAATTTGAGATATACTAGAGCTGGTTTTTTAGCCAGCAAAGTTGATATGTTGAGATATCTTTGCTATTCACACTATTGAGGAAGAAGGTAGTTAAAATAAATTGATGTGAAAACGCTCTAAGAATATTATTGTTCTTGCCTTTTAATTGAGATACTACTAATATAATTTCgtgaacaaaaaatatatataacttgaatgttgaaataaaaaaaaaataaaaaatcaaagagGAACTAGAATAAATTCTTTTCCTTCTCCTATTTCTTGATTCTTTGCCTCTCTGAtgcttggatttttttttttgaatgaactatttttttcaatttattgGATTGGCGATGAGAACATTGAAAGAGAAAGAAGCAGACTTCTTGGGAATTTTGCACAGAGTTAGGAGGAGAAATTGGATATTGTAAATACTATAAAGAAGGGagcaaaatattttattttacatcTATACATTTATGATGTATGAAAATTTATTTACAATATCATGTCATATTTATCTATTATAGTAAATAAGCAAataatatattaatttttttttaatattaaatcGCATGTAAatatgtatataacttaaactgCAATTATTTGAAGTAACTGTGGAAAgggaaaaaataaatttatcGAGAATAGTAGAGATTTAAAGAGTTTTCAAGAATAGATGAATTAAGAGGAGGGAAGAGAAAAGAAATCAATAATGATCGTGCAGATTCAATGACTTTTCTAGAATAGGAGAATTGGTAATGAGTTTAAAAAATATAttcagagaagaaaagaagaataatcAAAGGAAGAAgttgaaaaaaggaaaaggaataagaaaacaaataaatattGGAAATACAATTCAATGAACAGACATCACAACTTTAGACGTCactcttttgtttatttttttagttgcgttgcattcatttcaagttttatgaTTTGAATAGaagattcttttttttaaaggaaaactAAAGCTGTGCTATCTAATGAAAGAATAGGCATGTTTTAGATATGTATTAGACTAAGGAAATAATAAGGTGCACATAAACACACATATATAAGTGAAAAAATTGCTtataattctttattttttttaaaaagtcagtTTATGAAAGATGTTGTCCATTTAACCtcaatcaatatatatataatttattttttatttatatatgtacaCCATTTAtctcttttattttaattaaattaatatttttataacgGCGTGAAGCACGGATTAATTCACTAGTTATATAAGAAAATCAGATCATTCGGAAAGGTGAAGTATTAATCTCACATAGAAAGAATGTAAAGCAATTCATTAAACAATATAATTGCATCATCTCGTCATCTCTAAGTAACTTGATTCATAACGTAGGATATTGAAATTATAATTCTTCTCTGTCCCTCAAACGAATTATAAGTATCAATGAATATGATAAAGATTGGATATCCGAAGAAATCGGAAGAGCAACTCCTAGTTGGAATTTATTCTTCGCTACTTTCTATTGTACATGTTTGCACGCATGTCTCTGAGTCAATCATAACAAAACTATTGAAATAGCTGTAGCATTTCTCCTTATTATATGAAGAATTAAGAATAGCACCTTTACTAGGCTTGCTATCAAAGTAGATAAGTTTACACAAAGCCAGATGCAAGCAAAATTCATGTTACTCTAGCCAGTCAGGAATACAAAACATTCTAGGACCAAAAAAGAAGCCCTTCAATATCAGGAAGCAGCTCAGAAACCTACAACATTTTGTCGCTTGAATGCTTTCAAGCATTGGCAACCATCCCTTCTTGGAAGTCAGATTGTAGGTTTCCTTCAGAATCTGCTTTTAGCTCGGATTTGGGTGACCAACCATACATCTTTCTCCTGGCTTCCCTACGGGCTGCTCGTTCTTCCAACTTTACTTCCCTAAACTGCTCTTCAAGTTTTGCTTCATCTTCAGGTGTAAAGAATACTACCTCCATTTTACCAAGCTCCTCGTACAACTTCTCAATCTTAGCTTTCCAGAAGAGGCCTAATTCAGTGTCCATCTCGTGGTAAGGTGTCTTCAGCAGGTACTCATCAATACCACCTGCCTTGTCAATACATCGAAGGGCATGAGTTGTCACCTTCACACGAATATGACGATCTAGGATATAGCTGAAAAGCCGTTTCTCTTGCACATTAGGCTTCCAATTCCTCCTCGACCTGTTCATAAACAATCAcagttttattttttagaaagtAAACAATAGCAGTTTGTTATGATTCACCACATAAGATCGGAATCAAACTGCAGATAAAAATTGACTTATGTTTTCTATCTATGGGACCAAGAGAAGCTAGAAACAACAATGATCCAAAGGCGGCGGAGACTACACATTTACCAGCATTTGCAAGCCAACTAAAATTTTTAGAGCTTAGGCAATTATATTTGAATTTAGTGATAACCAGGTTAAATTTCCCCAAAAGAAACTGAACACTCGTTATCTCTCTTGCTAAACCAATTCAATAGTCATAAACAATCACAGTTTTAATCTTTTGAGAAAGTAAACAATCGCAGTTTATTATGATTCACCACATAAGATCGGAAGCAAACTGCAGATAAAAATGGAACCTTATGTTTTCTATCTTTGGGACTAGAAACAACTATGATCCAAAGGCAGCAGAGACTATGCATATACCAGCATTTGGAAGCCAACTAAAAGTTTAAAGAACTATAGTCTATAGGCAATTTAATTTGAATTTAGTGATAACCAGGTTAAATTTCTCCAAACTGAACACTTATTGTCTCCCTCGCTAATCCAATTCTCCATAATATCCTTtagttcagttttttttttttttttggatgaagTAGTTCAGGAAAAATAACATCAGAATATCAGAAGAATCATTCGTACAGATAAGATACAGGTACTGAATGCCAACAAAGCATTGCTATTAAGCCAGAACCTAGAGCTAAAAAAGCAACAACTACACCTCAATCCCAAGGGTTCAACTATATGAATCATCACTATCCATGTCGCTCCATTTAGATCTGTCTCAATCCAATATTCAACCATTTAGGTTCTCTACAATTCATATTGGCATACAAATCTCTAACAATATTAAGCGAATCCTAGTGAACAATAGACTAAGGTTATACTTTTTCATCACAACACAATGTTTCGTCTCTTAGGGTATCATCCACCACTGCTACACTTGATGGTGACTGAATTTCTTCGCTTATTAGCAAGAAAGCATGTCCTGAACCTTCTCTAATATCTTCTCTTATCTGGAATACTTTATCTACCTAAACTGGATAACCAATTTAGTAACAGAAATACTTTGCTCATGCAGCCCAATAAGGAAGAACGGGATTGAAAAGTGCTTTTGCTGGGCAATGCATTTTTGTCATCACCCTaactattttcttctttctttccgCAAAAATGGACTTTGGTCATACCCTTTTCCTTTTCGATAGGTGAAACACCTCAAAAGACAACTCACCAACTTGCAACTCCCACATAAACGTAAAATATTGATGCTCATTCTTGAGAGTTTAGATGTGAACCTTACATTGTACCAATTTGTATCAGAGAGGAAAAAGTGGAAGTTACAACATAGTTTGGTCTTTATCTTTTTAATGACAGAAGAGTAAAAAGTACATACATTAGTGATTTCAGATAATATCTTATAGTCAAGTATCCAGATGAATGACAAAAAAATTTCTTCACAATAGAATTCTgagcctttttctttttcaaacctTATGTGAATTGCTTCCCTTGACCCGAGGGTCtgtcggaaacaacctctctaccttcgcGAGGGAGGAGTAAGGTCCGTACACATTCCCTCCCCAGACCCCAGACTACGGGAATAAACTAGGTATGTTGGTGTTGTACTGTTTAATAGAATTCGCCTATCCAAgacaaacatttttttttaatttaggaaTAAAGGTATGCAAAGGAAGGAAAAATACTAATATGACAGAACCACCAATTTGCTCAAACAATTACTTTCTTGAGTTTTGGCCATGTCCAGGTAtatcagtgttatcaaaggcgcgcttaagccctgaagcgaggctcaaaacatatTGAGCGTTTCGCCTCGCTTAGTGGGCGCTCTAGCATTGTCATCAAAGCTTtaaggcatacttttccttgccaatgagcgTAATCTTGAAGAGGCCATACTAAAccattgatatttcactttattgtaattttcttcaatttcttagtCCATATATTTGGTATTCATGCTTATAGATATTAGTTTTGGACTACACATACATATTTGTAATTTTTCTCCATTTGTGCCTTTCTTCGTTAAAGCCCGTGGTTTATTTGCGCTTAAAGCTCCAACAtaccttagagcttttttgcgcttttcgcctttaATAACACTGAGGTATATGCGAGAATTTGGACAGATCTATACTAGGTTGGATTTTGTCAATTATCTAATGAAAGGGGTAAAAAGAACTGGAAGGAAAAAAATTCTTACAGAAATGTGTTTCACCTGCAAAGGGGAAAAACAAGGTAGAAACTGAAATAAAGCTCAGTGCTAGAACTGGAAGGTAGCATACTGTAGCTAGAAACATTTACATACTTTTGATAATGCTATTAAAATACCTCATTTTGACAAGTAACCATAATCGTTGACTTCTATGACGTTCTAAACAAAATAGGAATGTAATCATCTAAGCAACTCAGGAGAGCTAATTGCAGTCTCTTATTTTTAATCTTCCAGAAATTGGAATACTCGTTTCAAAAGGAACATCATTTTTAAGCTTGAGAAAAGTTACCACACATACTGTGGAGATCTTTTGAAAATGGGAATCAATATGTAGAATTTCAGATATGTTCCCAAGTGCTGACAACAAATGAAACAAGGCACTGCTTCACTTCAATGAGGGTAGCCCTTTGAATATCGATCGGAACATCTTTCCCTCTCCAGGAAAACCTGTTCTTGCATACTTCAGAATAACCCAAAAACATATACTCCCCAAGTTTCATTATATAATGGACCTACGACGTTTGACTAGTCGCTAAAActaaaaaaagaagacttttgacaCATAAGTAAATGTTATATTACATACTAAATGTACCTCATCATGCCAAGTTATTCCTATAAGAGCATGACACTAAGGGCAAAATGGGGATGTCAAAATTAAAGAATTTCCCAAAAAGTGGGAATATGGAATCTGTATAGGAAGGAAccccttctttttgtttttggataGGGGGTTGTCTGACTCTGTAATTTCCTAGCAGCACTATTTAAGTGCTTTGCtgtttatatttataatttatttacttaccatttcaaaaaataaaaaggtcTGAATCCTTTTGAATGGACCAAAAAAGGAATCAGGAGTGTCATATATAATGGCGCAAAGGGAATGTCAAACTTTGTGAGAATCTCCCTCCCTACATCTCTAGTCCTCTCTAGCTCGCAAGATATAATCTATTCCACCAAATCCTGAACCCAGATTTACTGCacatttttttttgataaggtttTACTGCACATTATTCAGCAAGTTAAAAAGGTTAGCAGTGGCAGGAGGAGGTTGAAACTTATACTGCATTAGCAGTGGCAGGAGGAGGTTGAAACTTATACTGCAGAAGAAGAGGACGAAGAGATGTTTacactttcttttttttccttctcttatCCATCCTTCCACTCCCTAcaaattatctcatttttttggaaGAAAGAAAGCTTCACTGTATCATCTTAACTAACTTTTGAAAATGAGAAACAGAAATATGGCAAATAGAACACAACAATCAAAGGAGCTAATGTTATAGGCAACTGAATGCAAGTAAAATTGTCACAAACTAGAAGAGGAATGCAGTAAACCCCACCGACACCATTTCCTCCCAAAAAAATCTTTCCAAACGAGAAATACTCCAACAGCAACTTATTTTCCGAGCTTTTTGCTTTTGGGGCTGCGCTGGGAGAAAAAGGAGGgggttgtattttttttcttattccaagTTAGAACTGAACCTCTTTTTTTATAACCTTTAGAAGTGGACCTCTTAAGAGTACGTAGGCCAAAATTGGTGCTCATCACATTGTCTACAATTCTTTTGCTTGAacataaaaataagaataaaagcaTAGTTAGTTAGTTAcatccaaccgagaggttgtgagttcgagtctccccaagagcaaggtgggaagttcttggagggaaggatgccgggggtctatttggaaacagtctctctaccctagggtaggggtaagatctgcgtacacactaccctcccagaccccactaagtgggattatactgggttgttgttgttgttgttgttagttagTTACATCTAAAAAACACTTCTAATAATAAATTCTTATCTAGAGGTTTCACCTTCTGGGAACATGGAAGCACCATGCAGCTCAAAATGAGATCAATTCCAAGTTTTTATCACACATTAACCAAAAAGACCACATATGCCTCACTTTCGCATTATCGAAGCTGCTTAGGCTCGACCAGAACAGTgcttaaaataatttttggagctttaaattgtttctttttctttctttgaatAGGTTGGTATTATAAACAGAGGCGGATCAAGGATTTAAATactatgggttcaacttttaaggtttttagcattgaactcattatattttccaagttatgagttcatatccactatttttgtaattttaatgaatttttacatataaattgttacaccgcgtcgaaagttatgggttcagttgaaccct includes the following:
- the LOC107796513 gene encoding large ribosomal subunit protein bL28m-like; this translates as MAFRSREIMKKLVKNIGGEQNLASGVKQQLEKCVPKSKVVMGRAQRGLFAGRHIQFGNRVSEKGGNTSRRNWKPNVQEKRLFSYILDRHIRVKVTTHALRCIDKAGGIDEYLLKTPYHEMDTELGLFWKAKIEKLYEELGKMEVVFFTPEDEAKLEEQFREVKLEERAARREARRKMYGWSPKSELKADSEGNLQSDFQEGMVANA